A stretch of Planctomicrobium piriforme DNA encodes these proteins:
- a CDS encoding GH36-type glycosyl hydrolase domain-containing protein: MNTENSITPGGCLLSNGRYFMSITAAGTGQSRRHAYVVNRWLEDPVEDAHGQFIYLRDLETGEVWSAAMQPVLHPKQQSRASSSPGQLHLWQSCEGIESHLDVVVSVDDDLEIRRLRLNNLSGCKRRIEVTSYFEAVLNWQAADLGHPAFSKLFLQTEFLKEQGALVVKRRPRANSETWPCLFHVLCGAEVREWETDRLRFLGRGRTAARPAALDGKLSGTTGNVLDPCCSLRTVIELGVDEEREFHYLTGIAETTAAVITAAKRYREPAAVVKAFDNAATAEQNLRREQGISDAQAEQFQQLATAMRYGDRTLVPAPAVLPTDADINALFGRFPIPRDRPQVALIGNWKSTAAGELLAARRYWNTKGFYTNLLVLTDSNSPAPTGLDDRVFTLNVDELSNVEQNLILATVSLVVHDALPNLKPTGEVPAEPASSKGVILSVAQQELRPLEDSQETLQFFNGYGGFSSDGTEYVIRLPWKGDGWKRPPLPWINVIANEQAGFLVSESGAGCTWARNSQANRLTPWSNEPASDPHGEAFYLRDEETGAVWSPLPGPALSPCDFEVRHGFGSSRFLSKCNGIQQTVTLFVPRHDPVKIVWIELKNESDQERRLSLTAYQQLILGSLPQRPSLIVTSQSNDGSLRASNLAAGDFLGGIAFTDMTITGVKTESRGFTCDRLAFLGRHGTPANPGALREGQQLDSRAGAGLDPCFAQQRTFTIPAGGTVNCVVVLGETQSEESAATLAERYRDLTTVRAALSEIQTFWKTLLGGVQIETPSPVLNLMVNGWLAYQTLCCRMWARTAFYQSSGAFGFRDQLQDAGSLLPLDPEFAREQILLHARHQFVDGDVLHWWHPEPIERGLRTHFSDDLLWLPLGTADYVRTTGDVEFLNSEISFLTAELVPPGEDEVYLTPEVSGSGSLYDHCCRAIDRSLATGEHGLPLMGTGDWNDGMNRVGRLGRGESVWMGFFLYHILGKFVPLCEQRGDADRAARYTKHRKELFDALNAGGWDGEWYRRAYYDNGDPLGSKICDECSIDALAQAWAVISGAAPPERVESSMAAMSRELISEPEGLIRLLTPPFVNTPNDPGYIKGYVAGVRENGGQYTHAAGWVVRAVAESGDRNRAARLLEMLAPISHSLATDSADQYRVEPFAVAADIYGATPHIGRGGWTWYTGSSGWLYRVAIESILGIRIENGDTLVVSPCVPDEWPGFRAVLHNKSVGKDCEIVVENPNRRSGKIAFAEVNGQRMEVNAPLVHIPLTKQGGVQQVRLVLG, from the coding sequence ATGAATACTGAAAACTCGATCACACCTGGTGGCTGCCTGCTTTCGAATGGCCGCTACTTCATGTCGATCACGGCAGCCGGAACAGGCCAGTCGCGACGACATGCCTATGTCGTCAACCGCTGGCTCGAAGATCCGGTCGAAGATGCCCATGGACAGTTCATCTACCTGCGAGATCTGGAGACTGGCGAGGTGTGGTCGGCAGCCATGCAGCCGGTTTTGCATCCAAAGCAACAGTCGCGAGCCAGTAGTTCGCCAGGACAGTTGCATCTCTGGCAAAGCTGCGAGGGAATTGAATCCCATCTCGACGTCGTTGTGAGCGTGGATGACGATCTCGAAATTCGACGTCTGCGGTTGAATAATCTGTCAGGTTGCAAACGTCGTATCGAAGTCACCAGCTACTTTGAAGCGGTCTTGAACTGGCAAGCAGCCGACCTGGGGCATCCGGCGTTTTCCAAGCTCTTTCTGCAGACCGAGTTCCTGAAAGAGCAGGGGGCGTTGGTAGTCAAGCGCCGCCCTCGAGCCAACTCCGAAACCTGGCCTTGCCTGTTTCATGTGCTGTGCGGCGCTGAGGTCCGCGAATGGGAAACCGACCGATTACGGTTTCTTGGCCGAGGCCGAACCGCAGCGCGACCAGCGGCGCTGGACGGGAAATTGTCCGGTACGACCGGCAATGTCCTGGACCCTTGCTGTAGTCTGCGAACGGTCATTGAACTCGGCGTCGATGAAGAGCGAGAATTTCACTATCTGACTGGAATTGCCGAGACGACCGCAGCCGTCATTACGGCGGCGAAACGCTATCGCGAGCCTGCGGCTGTCGTGAAGGCGTTCGACAATGCGGCAACGGCTGAGCAGAACCTGCGACGCGAACAAGGCATCTCCGACGCTCAAGCGGAACAATTCCAGCAACTCGCCACTGCGATGCGCTATGGCGACCGCACGCTGGTTCCCGCCCCCGCCGTTTTACCGACGGATGCTGACATCAACGCCTTATTTGGCCGGTTCCCTATTCCGCGAGACAGACCGCAAGTGGCGCTGATTGGAAATTGGAAGAGCACAGCTGCCGGCGAACTTCTGGCGGCGCGGCGGTACTGGAATACAAAGGGTTTCTATACCAATCTGCTCGTCCTGACCGATTCTAATTCACCAGCACCGACAGGTCTCGATGACCGCGTCTTCACACTGAATGTCGACGAGCTCAGCAACGTCGAACAAAATCTCATTCTGGCGACCGTCAGTCTGGTGGTTCACGATGCATTGCCAAACCTAAAACCGACGGGCGAGGTTCCCGCCGAGCCGGCATCAAGCAAGGGAGTGATCCTGTCTGTGGCTCAGCAGGAGCTGCGCCCTCTCGAAGACAGTCAGGAAACTCTGCAGTTCTTCAACGGCTACGGCGGCTTCAGCAGTGACGGGACCGAGTACGTCATCCGGCTCCCCTGGAAAGGCGACGGCTGGAAGCGCCCGCCGCTGCCGTGGATTAACGTGATCGCCAACGAACAGGCGGGTTTTCTCGTCTCCGAATCCGGGGCAGGCTGCACCTGGGCAAGAAACAGTCAGGCGAATCGCCTCACTCCCTGGTCCAATGAACCGGCCAGCGACCCGCATGGCGAGGCATTTTATCTGCGGGATGAAGAGACCGGCGCGGTCTGGTCGCCGCTCCCTGGTCCCGCGCTTTCACCGTGCGACTTCGAAGTGCGACACGGGTTCGGCTCTTCTCGCTTTCTCTCAAAGTGCAACGGCATTCAACAGACCGTCACGCTGTTTGTTCCGCGACATGACCCTGTGAAGATCGTCTGGATCGAGTTGAAGAATGAGTCCGACCAAGAACGTCGACTCTCGCTGACAGCGTATCAACAGCTCATTCTCGGCTCGCTGCCGCAGCGGCCCAGTCTGATCGTGACGAGTCAGTCAAATGACGGCAGCTTGCGTGCTTCGAACCTGGCGGCAGGTGATTTTCTCGGCGGCATTGCTTTCACCGACATGACGATCACCGGCGTAAAAACCGAAAGTCGCGGGTTCACCTGTGACCGGCTCGCATTCCTCGGCCGGCACGGCACGCCGGCTAATCCTGGGGCATTGCGAGAGGGACAGCAACTCGACTCGCGCGCAGGCGCAGGTCTCGATCCGTGTTTTGCGCAGCAGCGGACCTTCACGATCCCCGCAGGCGGTACGGTCAACTGCGTCGTAGTACTCGGTGAAACGCAATCGGAAGAGTCAGCGGCAACATTAGCTGAACGGTATCGCGATCTCACAACGGTTCGAGCCGCACTCTCAGAAATTCAAACCTTCTGGAAAACGCTGCTCGGCGGTGTGCAGATCGAGACCCCTTCGCCTGTCCTGAACCTGATGGTCAACGGCTGGCTGGCTTATCAGACGCTGTGCTGCCGGATGTGGGCTCGGACGGCGTTCTATCAGTCGAGCGGCGCTTTCGGCTTCCGCGATCAACTGCAGGACGCCGGTTCGCTATTGCCGCTCGATCCCGAGTTCGCCAGAGAACAAATCCTGCTGCATGCGCGACATCAGTTTGTCGATGGCGATGTCCTCCACTGGTGGCATCCTGAACCGATCGAACGGGGTTTGAGAACTCACTTCTCTGACGATCTGTTGTGGCTCCCGCTGGGAACCGCGGACTACGTCCGCACGACCGGCGATGTTGAGTTCCTGAATAGTGAAATTTCGTTTCTCACCGCCGAGTTAGTCCCGCCAGGTGAAGACGAGGTCTATCTGACGCCTGAAGTGAGCGGCTCGGGCAGTCTTTATGACCATTGCTGTCGAGCCATCGATCGATCATTGGCGACCGGCGAACACGGTTTGCCGTTGATGGGAACAGGAGACTGGAACGACGGCATGAATCGCGTCGGTCGGCTCGGCCGTGGCGAGAGCGTCTGGATGGGGTTCTTTCTGTATCACATCCTCGGCAAGTTTGTACCCCTGTGCGAGCAACGGGGAGACGCCGATCGCGCAGCCCGTTATACAAAGCATCGAAAAGAGCTCTTCGACGCTCTCAACGCAGGCGGCTGGGACGGAGAATGGTACCGCCGCGCCTACTACGACAACGGCGATCCGCTGGGTTCGAAAATTTGCGATGAATGCAGCATCGATGCCCTCGCGCAAGCCTGGGCGGTGATCTCTGGCGCGGCGCCGCCGGAGCGCGTCGAGAGTTCGATGGCCGCGATGTCGCGCGAGTTGATCTCCGAACCAGAAGGTCTGATTCGGTTGCTCACCCCGCCGTTTGTGAACACCCCGAACGATCCCGGCTACATCAAGGGCTACGTCGCCGGCGTGCGGGAGAACGGGGGACAATACACCCATGCCGCCGGCTGGGTGGTCCGGGCGGTCGCCGAATCGGGTGACCGCAATCGCGCTGCGCGGCTGCTGGAGATGCTCGCGCCGATTTCGCACTCACTCGCCACAGATTCAGCCGACCAGTACCGGGTCGAGCCGTTTGCCGTCGCCG
- a CDS encoding discoidin domain-containing protein → MSRALDDSLDASGWSPFASGQADLAVSSEGEPSCLTLRLDFDFKGESGFIGVRKEVDVLLPEAFAFRFRVRGDAPRNTLEFKLTDHTGQNVWRWQENQFEFPANGRDLILPSRDIEFAWGPAGGGRPRRLKQIEFVINAGSRPGGQGTVWFEDLTFENRTGRKPKVTSSSSARGSNLATLLSKKPAHGWWPTASDSSPWLQIDFHNIREYGGLLIEWNPKQDARKFTVEASDDGVHWERVYKSSHSSGGRSLFQLKNKESRYLRIALNGPAGIRRIEVMPFDIARSLDELLYAAAARSPKGRYPRYLFREQSYWTCAGIPDGETCGLINEDGLTEPDRGSFSLEPFLQVQEEFLTWADARRSVSLEADDLPIPSVTWSLPNVQLEVTAFATGHRSEATFFARYQVTNSTSRKQNIKLFVAIRPHQVTPPWQKWNSLGGVSEVHDIRWKQGAAWVNGAKAVIPLTEPTQFGGAPFEQGVISDLLAEKQFPESTHIHDEQGLASAALQFDLALAAGETQSIYVAVPFGDVPKADAGFVRRIKKMDGAEEFAAAVRLWQRRLNSVQFHTPPGVATEAARTFRTAAGQILINRDGPALQPGPRRYTRSWIRDGAIMGGALLRSGDNEALPEFAEWYAGYQREDGFVPCCVDRTGPDWLVEHDSHGEFIYSVMEAFRFTRDREFLQEMWPHMLLAAKFIESLRAQRLTAKYSRPDHKAMQGLLPESASHEGYLAQPVHSYWDDFWALRGLKDIAAAAKELGKAEPARHFAKLANAMHQSLRESIEKVIADRQLNYVPGSVEWADYDPTATANAVGLLQNQQDLPSKPLQAMFDLFVSDTLKKHRGEIPWNNYSAYEIRIIGALVRLGKRAEALELLGYYLDDRRPRPWNQWPEITWHKPRTPGHLGDLPHTWIAAEYMLAFASLFAYEREADDSLVIGAGVDADWINSKGGISITNFPTWYGRLDLGMIGVSAGKYRVSLGGSLVVPAGGFVLRLPISGPIQSVTVNDQAIAEFNEHEAVVRQLPADVKLQFAATTI, encoded by the coding sequence ATGTCGCGCGCTCTCGACGATTCGCTGGATGCGTCCGGGTGGAGTCCGTTCGCATCAGGTCAAGCTGACCTCGCCGTTTCCAGCGAAGGGGAACCGTCGTGCCTGACGCTGCGGCTGGACTTCGACTTCAAAGGGGAAAGCGGCTTTATCGGTGTTCGCAAAGAGGTCGATGTGCTGCTGCCGGAAGCATTCGCATTTCGATTTCGCGTACGCGGCGATGCACCGCGAAACACGCTGGAATTCAAGCTGACCGACCACACCGGTCAGAACGTGTGGCGCTGGCAGGAGAATCAATTCGAGTTCCCGGCCAACGGTCGTGACCTGATCTTACCCAGCCGCGACATCGAATTCGCCTGGGGACCGGCTGGCGGCGGACGGCCGCGGCGACTCAAACAGATTGAATTTGTCATCAACGCAGGGAGTCGCCCCGGCGGTCAGGGAACCGTCTGGTTCGAAGACCTGACGTTTGAAAATAGGACCGGTCGCAAACCCAAGGTCACATCGTCAAGCTCCGCCCGCGGCAGTAACCTCGCAACTCTGCTCAGTAAAAAGCCCGCTCATGGCTGGTGGCCGACGGCGAGCGATTCATCGCCCTGGCTGCAGATCGATTTTCACAACATCCGCGAGTACGGCGGACTGCTGATCGAATGGAATCCGAAACAGGACGCCCGCAAGTTCACGGTTGAAGCCTCCGACGATGGCGTGCATTGGGAACGCGTCTACAAGTCGTCCCACTCTTCAGGCGGCCGCAGCCTGTTCCAGTTGAAGAACAAGGAATCTCGCTATCTGCGAATTGCGTTGAACGGCCCCGCCGGTATCCGCCGCATCGAAGTCATGCCGTTCGACATCGCGCGTTCGCTGGATGAACTGCTCTACGCCGCTGCTGCTCGCAGCCCGAAAGGGCGTTACCCCCGTTATCTGTTCCGTGAGCAAAGTTACTGGACCTGTGCCGGCATTCCCGATGGCGAGACCTGCGGGTTAATCAATGAAGACGGTCTGACCGAACCGGATCGCGGCTCGTTTTCGCTTGAGCCATTTCTTCAAGTGCAAGAGGAGTTCCTGACCTGGGCGGATGCCCGGCGTTCGGTCAGTTTGGAAGCGGATGACTTGCCGATTCCCAGCGTCACCTGGAGTCTGCCGAACGTCCAGCTCGAAGTGACCGCGTTCGCGACTGGTCATCGTAGCGAAGCAACTTTCTTCGCCCGTTATCAGGTGACGAACAGCACATCGCGAAAGCAGAACATCAAACTCTTCGTCGCGATTCGCCCGCATCAGGTGACTCCTCCCTGGCAGAAGTGGAACTCGCTGGGCGGTGTCAGCGAGGTTCACGACATTCGCTGGAAGCAGGGCGCTGCCTGGGTGAACGGAGCGAAAGCGGTCATTCCATTGACGGAGCCAACGCAGTTCGGGGGCGCCCCTTTCGAACAAGGCGTCATCTCCGACTTGCTTGCGGAAAAGCAATTTCCGGAGAGCACTCATATTCATGATGAACAAGGACTGGCGTCTGCCGCACTGCAGTTCGATCTCGCTCTGGCTGCAGGGGAGACGCAGTCGATCTATGTGGCGGTTCCCTTTGGTGATGTGCCAAAGGCAGATGCCGGATTCGTTCGGCGAATCAAAAAAATGGATGGAGCGGAGGAGTTCGCGGCTGCTGTTCGTCTCTGGCAACGTCGTCTGAATTCCGTTCAATTTCACACGCCGCCTGGCGTAGCGACCGAAGCGGCACGAACATTCCGCACCGCTGCCGGGCAGATTCTCATCAATCGGGATGGCCCCGCATTACAGCCGGGCCCGCGACGGTACACCCGATCGTGGATCCGTGACGGCGCGATCATGGGGGGGGCGCTGTTACGCAGCGGCGACAACGAGGCGTTGCCTGAGTTCGCCGAATGGTATGCCGGCTATCAACGCGAGGACGGCTTTGTGCCTTGTTGCGTCGACCGCACCGGCCCGGACTGGCTGGTCGAGCACGACAGCCACGGTGAGTTCATCTATTCAGTAATGGAGGCATTCCGGTTCACTCGCGATCGTGAATTTCTGCAAGAGATGTGGCCGCACATGCTGCTGGCAGCGAAGTTCATCGAGTCGCTGCGGGCGCAAAGATTAACAGCAAAGTATTCGCGGCCCGACCACAAAGCGATGCAGGGTCTACTACCCGAATCGGCCAGTCATGAAGGGTATCTCGCGCAGCCGGTGCATTCGTACTGGGATGACTTCTGGGCGCTACGGGGGCTCAAGGATATCGCCGCGGCGGCGAAGGAATTGGGAAAAGCCGAACCTGCCCGACATTTCGCCAAACTCGCGAATGCCATGCACCAGAGCTTGCGAGAATCGATTGAAAAAGTGATTGCCGATCGCCAGCTCAACTACGTCCCCGGCTCAGTCGAATGGGCCGACTACGATCCAACTGCAACGGCCAATGCCGTCGGCCTGCTGCAGAACCAGCAGGATCTTCCGAGTAAACCATTGCAGGCGATGTTCGACCTGTTCGTCAGCGACACGCTCAAAAAACATCGGGGCGAAATCCCGTGGAACAATTATTCCGCTTATGAAATCCGGATCATCGGGGCACTCGTGCGGTTGGGAAAACGTGCTGAGGCCCTGGAACTGCTCGGGTATTATCTCGACGACCGTCGCCCGCGACCCTGGAATCAATGGCCTGAAATTACCTGGCACAAGCCGCGCACGCCCGGCCATTTGGGCGATCTCCCTCACACCTGGATCGCGGCCGAGTACATGCTCGCCTTCGCGTCGCTGTTCGCCTATGAACGCGAAGCGGACGATTCACTGGTGATCGGAGCCGGAGTTGACGCCGACTGGATCAACTCCAAAGGCGGCATTTCAATCACCAACTTCCCGACCTGGTACGGTCGTCTGGATCTCGGGATGATCGGCGTTTCAGCAGGCAAATACCGCGTCTCCCTGGGAGGGTCGCTAGTCGTGCCTGCCGGTGGGTTTGTTTTGCGACTTCCGATATCCGGCCCGATTCAAAGTGTGACCGTCAACGACCAGGCCATTGCTGAGTTCAACGAACACGAAGCAGTTGTTCGACAACTGCCGGCCGACGTCAAACTGCAATTTGCTGCCACAACCATTTGA
- a CDS encoding sigma-70 family RNA polymerase sigma factor: MRPSCPHDDPSALPGAQSDHAFPLAESEGSEFGESERGEEFIRLLTKSYPSIYAYTRTLISNAADAEDCMQDAILQLWRKFDEFDREGSFSRWARGFVRRIVKNHHRKLRPRYLALDDDLIDRLAAVQGGVHELLELRRQQLSECLDKLPPADRALIGGYYKHGESVTELSKQIGRTPAAIYQALRRARLVLFRCVDRHLGRDE; encoded by the coding sequence GTGCGTCCTTCCTGCCCTCATGACGATCCCTCGGCGCTGCCTGGAGCGCAGAGCGATCACGCATTTCCGCTCGCTGAATCTGAAGGCAGTGAATTTGGCGAGTCGGAACGGGGGGAAGAGTTTATCCGGCTCCTGACGAAGTCGTATCCATCCATCTACGCCTATACGCGAACGTTGATCTCGAACGCCGCCGACGCGGAAGACTGCATGCAGGACGCCATCCTGCAACTGTGGCGAAAATTTGACGAGTTCGACCGCGAGGGAAGTTTCTCACGCTGGGCCCGGGGGTTTGTGCGGCGGATCGTCAAGAACCATCACCGCAAGCTGCGGCCTCGCTATCTGGCCCTGGATGACGACCTGATCGACCGCCTGGCAGCCGTTCAGGGGGGCGTACATGAACTCCTCGAACTGCGACGGCAGCAATTGTCCGAATGCCTGGACAAGCTCCCCCCTGCCGATCGAGCCCTGATCGGCGGTTACTACAAGCACGGAGAATCGGTGACTGAGCTTTCCAAACAGATTGGCCGCACGCCTGCCGCAATTTATCAGGCGCTGCGACGGGCACGACTGGTCCTGTTTCGTTGCGTCGACCGGCATCTTGGAAGGGACGAATGA
- a CDS encoding FecR family protein: MMRADESEKNRNLLAAIDGWYSGTLSESGAIQLKERLRNDLQACHLFIEYGDMLVSLSLEGEATHADPVDTWMAGAHKAEESAIRQSGWRGAGIGLLLAAVGAVFVAVSLLIPSQQFAPLTLVKEEEPTLPSVAAREPVIPAAAVISEISLQSGRRVTFELVRGLVRTGGLLPGEKLLPDDELHIGEEGLFVEMTFASGVRLVLQGPAQLVVETPMSARLVSGRALGFVPPAAVGFALAVPSGLVRDQGTEFAVDAADEKTSVSVLTGMVDCELMTTDPIAKQSRLQRGEHVQFDPAAGLLVPLAMSPASLGRIVEFHEGVAGTAGDVQVFLNPAPLPSGKEMLLSDSALLYRDRKNVSLGWSRGTAEIQLTSSEGNSPVHLDRVSLQAREEFADNITIDSYLVRLKTQERKLLVVSGSITFRQEIVGVITSTAGLIATDEILASSELAADWNAHPVESRGSNESADVVDISDDGKTVSFKLQTSGAIDEMRILVRNRAAEAAVPLNEIN; the protein is encoded by the coding sequence ATGATGCGGGCTGATGAATCTGAAAAGAACCGCAACCTGCTGGCCGCCATCGACGGCTGGTACTCAGGGACGCTGAGCGAGTCGGGTGCGATCCAGTTGAAAGAACGGCTGCGGAACGATCTGCAGGCGTGCCACCTCTTTATTGAATACGGGGACATGCTGGTCTCGCTATCGCTGGAAGGGGAAGCAACTCATGCCGATCCAGTGGATACCTGGATGGCGGGGGCCCACAAGGCGGAAGAGTCAGCGATTCGTCAATCAGGTTGGCGCGGGGCCGGTATCGGACTGTTGCTGGCTGCGGTGGGAGCGGTCTTTGTGGCCGTCTCACTGCTCATTCCGTCTCAACAGTTTGCTCCGCTGACACTCGTCAAAGAAGAAGAGCCAACGCTTCCATCCGTCGCCGCCAGGGAGCCTGTCATTCCAGCCGCGGCGGTGATTAGCGAAATCAGCCTGCAATCTGGTCGCCGTGTCACATTCGAACTGGTGCGTGGACTGGTCAGGACTGGCGGCTTATTACCAGGCGAAAAATTGCTGCCAGACGATGAACTGCATATTGGAGAGGAGGGACTGTTTGTCGAGATGACGTTCGCCAGCGGCGTGCGGCTGGTCTTGCAAGGACCGGCTCAGCTGGTGGTTGAAACGCCGATGTCCGCCCGACTCGTCAGCGGTCGTGCTTTGGGATTTGTGCCTCCTGCGGCGGTCGGATTTGCTCTTGCGGTTCCCAGCGGATTGGTCCGCGACCAGGGGACCGAGTTCGCCGTCGACGCGGCGGATGAAAAGACGAGCGTCTCCGTGCTCACAGGGATGGTCGACTGCGAACTGATGACAACTGATCCCATTGCAAAACAATCGCGGCTGCAGCGAGGCGAGCATGTGCAGTTTGATCCGGCAGCCGGCCTGCTGGTTCCGCTGGCAATGTCCCCCGCGTCACTTGGGAGAATCGTCGAGTTTCATGAAGGTGTTGCCGGAACGGCCGGCGATGTGCAGGTCTTCCTGAACCCGGCGCCGCTCCCGTCGGGAAAAGAGATGCTGCTGTCGGATTCGGCTCTGCTGTATCGGGACCGGAAAAATGTGTCTCTTGGATGGTCGAGAGGGACGGCTGAAATTCAGCTCACATCTTCCGAAGGAAACTCGCCGGTGCATCTCGACAGAGTGTCGCTGCAGGCACGGGAAGAATTCGCTGACAACATCACGATCGATTCTTATCTGGTGCGACTGAAAACGCAGGAACGGAAACTTCTGGTGGTCTCAGGTTCGATCACATTCCGTCAGGAGATTGTTGGAGTCATCACCTCGACGGCAGGGCTGATTGCCACCGATGAAATATTGGCATCTTCGGAACTCGCCGCCGACTGGAATGCCCATCCTGTGGAATCTCGCGGTAGCAACGAATCGGCCGATGTCGTCGACATCAGCGACGACGGCAAAACAGTGAGTTTCAAGTTGCAAACGAGCGGCGCCATCGACGAGATGCGCATCCTGGTTCGCAATCGAGCTGCGGAGGCCGCAGTCCCGCTGAATGAGATCAACTGA
- a CDS encoding DUF1559 domain-containing protein, which yields MKSSIRKRRAFTLIELLVVIAIIGILVALLLPAVQQAREAARMSQCRNNMKQLGIAIHNYHDAFGMFPYARGGTSHPDGGTINKTANNATRASGYIGLLPFLDQAPLYNIISSSQTFNGTSYVAFGPCPSSRTYGTYDYPPFMTQIPALQCASSQVIETNVFGGTTNYAFCWGDNNRSITGSETVSARQGVRNNKRGLFGLQQCRKMRDIPDGSSNTVAFGEIATSNNPNSIRGGVALSRGTDPAYNLNISCQGQGDRATGLLNNAGTNANLRGNGWANGISSYTGMATVLPPNSPHCLQSGNDHSDGQSPASSWHSGGGANVLLADGSVRFISENIDVGNQALRDLKVGPTPFGVWGSLGSIAGEEIAGEF from the coding sequence ATGAAATCATCGATTCGTAAACGTCGCGCGTTCACCTTGATCGAACTGCTGGTGGTTATTGCCATCATCGGCATCCTCGTGGCTCTGCTGCTGCCAGCCGTGCAGCAGGCGCGTGAAGCAGCCCGCATGAGCCAGTGCCGGAACAACATGAAGCAGCTCGGCATCGCGATTCACAACTACCACGATGCGTTCGGGATGTTTCCCTATGCCCGCGGCGGCACGAGCCATCCGGACGGGGGCACGATCAACAAGACAGCCAATAATGCAACTCGCGCCAGCGGCTACATCGGCCTGCTGCCGTTTCTCGATCAGGCGCCGCTGTACAACATCATCAGCTCCTCGCAAACATTCAACGGCACGAGCTATGTCGCGTTTGGCCCATGCCCGTCATCTCGCACCTATGGCACCTACGATTACCCGCCGTTCATGACTCAGATCCCCGCACTGCAATGTGCGAGTTCACAGGTCATTGAAACGAATGTCTTCGGGGGCACGACGAACTATGCGTTCTGTTGGGGAGACAACAACCGCAGCATCACCGGCTCGGAAACCGTCAGCGCCCGGCAGGGAGTGCGGAACAACAAACGCGGACTGTTTGGACTGCAGCAGTGTCGCAAGATGCGCGATATCCCGGATGGATCGAGTAACACGGTGGCCTTCGGCGAAATCGCCACAAGTAACAACCCGAACTCCATTCGCGGCGGCGTGGCCCTCTCGCGTGGAACTGATCCGGCATATAACCTGAATATCTCCTGCCAGGGCCAAGGTGACCGAGCGACCGGGTTGCTCAACAACGCCGGCACAAACGCCAACCTGCGCGGCAACGGCTGGGCGAACGGGATCTCGTCTTACACCGGGATGGCCACCGTGCTGCCGCCGAACTCTCCCCACTGCCTGCAGAGCGGCAACGACCATTCCGATGGGCAATCGCCTGCCAGCAGCTGGCATTCAGGCGGAGGCGCGAACGTGCTACTGGCCGACGGCTCGGTGCGGTTCATCAGCGAGAACATCGACGTCGGCAATCAGGCATTAAGAGACCTCAAAGTCGGCCCGACTCCGTTCGGCGTGTGGGGATCGCTGGGGTCGATCGCCGGGGAAGAAATCGCTGGTGAATTCTAG